One genomic region from Nostoc sphaeroides encodes:
- a CDS encoding Gfo/Idh/MocA family protein, protein MQDSMSVAEPNLYTQRNQPRPIRIGVIGVGNMGQHHARVLSSMKDVELVGVADINVERGLETASNYKVRFFEDYCDLLPLVEAVCVAVPTRLHYAVGINCLLAGIHVLIEKPIAASISEAESLVNAAAESGCILQVGHIERFNPAFKELSQVLKTEELLALEAHRMSPYSDRANDVSVVLDLMIHDIDLLLELAASPVTKLTASGTRALDSGYLDYVTATLGFANGIVATLTASKVTHRKIRRIVAHCKNSFTEADFLKNEILIHRQTTANSLTDHRQVLYRQDGVIEKVYTSNIQPLSAELEHFVNCVHGGNQPSVGGEQALKALRLASLIEQMALEDRVLNPLEWQSESRVQSLTPTA, encoded by the coding sequence GTGCAAGATAGCATGTCAGTGGCAGAACCGAATCTATATACACAGCGTAACCAGCCACGACCGATCCGCATAGGCGTGATTGGAGTGGGTAACATGGGACAACATCACGCTCGCGTGCTGAGTTCAATGAAAGATGTTGAACTAGTCGGAGTCGCAGATATTAATGTTGAGCGAGGGCTAGAAACTGCCAGCAACTACAAGGTGCGTTTTTTTGAAGATTACTGTGATTTGCTACCCCTTGTAGAAGCAGTTTGTGTAGCTGTTCCCACCCGTCTGCACTATGCCGTGGGCATCAACTGTCTGTTAGCGGGAATTCATGTTTTGATTGAAAAACCGATCGCAGCCAGTATTTCTGAGGCAGAGTCTTTAGTAAATGCCGCAGCTGAGTCTGGGTGTATCCTGCAAGTGGGTCATATTGAGCGTTTCAATCCAGCTTTTAAAGAACTAAGCCAAGTGCTTAAAACTGAAGAATTGCTGGCGCTAGAAGCCCATAGAATGAGTCCTTACTCAGATCGGGCAAACGATGTTTCGGTTGTGCTGGATTTAATGATCCATGACATCGACCTACTTCTAGAATTAGCTGCTTCCCCAGTCACAAAATTGACTGCTAGCGGTACTCGCGCCTTGGACTCTGGTTATTTAGATTACGTAACTGCCACCTTGGGGTTTGCCAATGGTATTGTTGCTACTCTGACCGCCAGTAAAGTTACCCACCGAAAAATTCGCCGGATTGTCGCCCATTGCAAAAATTCATTCACTGAGGCAGATTTTCTCAAGAATGAAATTTTGATTCACCGACAAACGACTGCCAATTCTCTCACCGACCACCGACAGGTACTTTACAGGCAAGATGGTGTAATTGAAAAAGTCTACACCAGCAATATTCAACCCTTAAGTGCAGAATTAGAGCATTTTGTCAACTGTGTACATGGGGGCAATCAACCCTCAGTAGGTGGTGAACAAGCTCTCAAAGCCCTGAGATTGGCAAGTTTGATTGAGCAGATGGCGCTGGAAGATCGAGTTTTGAATCCATTAGAGTGGCAATCGGAATCAAGAGTACAATCATTGACCCCGACAGCCTAG
- the queC gene encoding 7-cyano-7-deazaguanine synthase QueC, translating to MKAVILLSGGLDSSTILYKAKADGCECHAISFDYQQRHRRELQSALSVAQKVAIAKHQIINFDLRQWGGSALTDDAIDLPQERSQGEMSQNIPVTYVPARNTIFLSFALGLAEAIAAERVYIGVNALDYSGYPDCRPDYIQAMQEVFRLGTKQGREGQPIKIVAPLINLKKTEIIQLGNQLGVPWELTWSCYAGEDVACGVCDSCRLRLAAFAELGLVDPVEYAF from the coding sequence ATGAAAGCTGTAATTCTGTTATCTGGGGGATTAGACTCTTCCACAATTCTATACAAAGCTAAGGCTGATGGCTGTGAATGTCATGCTATTTCCTTTGATTACCAGCAGCGACACCGACGAGAGTTACAGTCAGCCCTCAGTGTTGCTCAAAAAGTTGCGATCGCAAAACATCAGATAATTAATTTTGATTTACGACAATGGGGTGGTTCAGCACTTACCGATGATGCCATTGATTTACCCCAAGAGCGATCGCAGGGTGAAATGTCTCAAAATATTCCTGTAACTTATGTTCCGGCTCGTAATACCATATTTTTAAGCTTTGCTCTTGGTTTAGCCGAAGCGATCGCAGCTGAACGTGTCTATATCGGTGTCAATGCCTTAGATTACTCAGGATATCCTGACTGTCGCCCCGACTATATCCAGGCAATGCAGGAAGTTTTTCGCCTGGGAACCAAACAAGGGCGTGAGGGACAACCAATTAAGATTGTTGCACCCCTGATCAACCTGAAAAAAACTGAAATCATCCAACTGGGGAACCAATTGGGAGTTCCTTGGGAACTAACTTGGTCTTGCTATGCCGGTGAAGATGTCGCCTGTGGTGTGTGTGATTCTTGTCGCTTGCGGCTAGCAGCTTTTGCCGAATTGGGACTTGTTGATCCAGTGGAGTATGCTTTTTGA
- a CDS encoding hemolysin family protein: MEGVSFTRALVVIGFPNLIWTDVALRLLSVLLLIAINAFFVTAEFSMVSVRRSRIHQLVKAGDVPAIAVEMLQRSIDRLLSTTQLGITLSSLALGWIGESTIVVLVNAWLKSWPLPSSMTTFLAHSLSIPIAFFLIAYLQIVIGELCPKSLAMLYSEQLARFLGPSVKAIVRFFGPFIWILNQSTRFLLRIFGIQYTGQGWRPPVTPEELQLIISTEWGSTGLQRAERELLNNVFEFGDVMVQDVMIPRTSIIALPKDATFQTLLREMAATGYSRYPVIGESLDDIRGIVYFKDLAQPLAIGKLSLETQIQPWMRPARFVPEHTPLSELLPMMQQEKPAMVMVVNEFGSTVGLVTIKDVIAEIIGDASEPESNDDLLIQMLDEHKFLVQAQINLEDLNEVLHLDLPLTREYQTLGGFLLYQLQKIPAIGETFRYQNLEFTVVSIVGPRLHQIELQRLQELGVES, encoded by the coding sequence ATGGAGGGCGTGAGTTTTACACGAGCTTTGGTGGTGATTGGTTTTCCTAATTTAATTTGGACAGATGTGGCGCTACGGTTATTGTCAGTGCTACTGCTGATTGCCATAAATGCCTTTTTTGTGACGGCGGAATTTTCGATGGTGAGCGTGCGGCGATCGCGTATTCACCAGCTAGTTAAGGCTGGGGATGTTCCAGCGATCGCAGTCGAGATGCTACAACGTAGTATTGACCGACTACTATCTACTACTCAGTTAGGTATTACCCTCTCTAGTTTGGCATTGGGATGGATTGGCGAAAGTACGATTGTGGTGCTGGTTAATGCATGGTTAAAATCCTGGCCTCTACCCAGTAGTATGACTACCTTCCTGGCGCATTCTCTATCAATTCCCATTGCCTTTTTCTTGATTGCCTATTTGCAAATTGTGATCGGAGAATTATGTCCTAAATCCTTAGCCATGCTGTACTCAGAACAGCTAGCTAGGTTTTTGGGGCCTTCGGTAAAAGCGATCGTGCGTTTTTTCGGCCCCTTTATCTGGATTCTCAACCAATCAACTCGTTTTTTATTGCGGATTTTTGGCATCCAATACACAGGTCAAGGCTGGAGGCCACCTGTGACTCCCGAAGAATTGCAACTGATTATCTCTACAGAATGGGGGTCTACTGGTTTACAGCGTGCGGAACGAGAATTGCTCAATAATGTCTTTGAGTTTGGGGATGTCATGGTTCAAGATGTGATGATCCCCCGCACCAGTATTATCGCACTGCCAAAAGATGCTACCTTCCAGACATTACTCAGAGAAATGGCTGCTACTGGTTACTCTCGTTATCCCGTGATTGGTGAATCTTTAGACGATATTCGCGGCATTGTTTATTTTAAAGATTTGGCACAACCTTTAGCTATAGGAAAGCTCAGTTTAGAGACACAAATCCAACCTTGGATGCGTCCCGCCCGATTTGTTCCCGAACACACACCCTTGAGTGAACTTTTGCCCATGATGCAGCAAGAGAAACCAGCTATGGTCATGGTAGTGAATGAATTTGGCTCTACTGTGGGACTAGTGACAATCAAAGATGTCATAGCCGAAATCATTGGCGACGCGAGTGAACCTGAAAGCAACGACGACTTGCTGATTCAGATGTTAGATGAGCATAAATTTTTAGTCCAGGCACAAATCAACCTCGAAGACCTCAACGAAGTTTTGCATCTCGATTTGCCCTTGACAAGAGAATATCAGACACTAGGGGGCTTTTTGCTGTATCAGTTACAGAAAATTCCGGCCATTGGCGAAACCTTCCGTTATCAAAATCTCGAATTCACAGTGGTATCAATTGTTGGCCCACGCCTGCATCAAATTGAACTGCAACGGTTGCAAGAGTTAGGAGTTGAGAGTTAG
- the pyrE gene encoding orotate phosphoribosyltransferase, with translation MTYPTETLTHSDIWATTADLTILRHKLLDLFSQLAYQEGDFVLASGLRSSYYVNKMQVTLHPQGALAVGRLLFPLLPVDTQAVGGLTMGADPMVTAVSIVSVYENRPIPALIIRKEAKGYGTKAYIEGPTLPEGAKVVVLEDVVTTGQSALKAVERLKDAGYTVNQIISLVDRQQGGGELYQSAGLKFETLFSIQEVQERYRQLANS, from the coding sequence ATGACGTATCCTACTGAAACTCTTACCCACTCTGATATTTGGGCAACCACTGCTGATTTGACTATTTTGCGCCACAAGCTACTAGATTTATTTTCTCAACTTGCTTATCAAGAAGGTGATTTTGTTCTCGCTTCTGGGCTGCGTAGCTCTTATTATGTCAATAAGATGCAGGTAACACTTCACCCTCAAGGAGCTTTGGCAGTCGGACGATTGCTGTTTCCTTTACTACCTGTAGATACTCAGGCTGTAGGTGGTTTAACGATGGGGGCTGATCCAATGGTGACAGCAGTGAGTATAGTTTCTGTTTATGAAAACCGCCCTATACCAGCACTGATTATTCGCAAGGAAGCCAAGGGTTATGGGACGAAAGCTTATATAGAAGGCCCCACTTTACCTGAAGGTGCAAAAGTAGTAGTTTTGGAAGATGTCGTTACAACTGGGCAATCGGCTTTAAAAGCAGTTGAGCGTCTTAAAGATGCAGGTTATACCGTAAATCAAATAATTTCACTGGTAGACCGACAGCAAGGCGGAGGTGAGTTGTACCAGTCGGCTGGGTTGAAGTTTGAAACTTTGTTTTCGATTCAGGAAGTTCAGGAACGCTACCGACAACTTGCGAATTCATAA
- a CDS encoding DUF4351 domain-containing protein produces the protein MTRFIHDKFAKDYLEELLKDYGEVNSSEKVSGEIKEIDVFFTPDKQQSSNLQILGLLGRFAENPALIEPFRNPASSDEICDCILKLLEVKALLRREAKANKIKLQDSEIPKLWVLTPTVSETRLSSFGTLEKDSWLSGVHFLPDALRTAIVAIHQLPQIPETLWLRLLGRGSVQSQAIIELQGLPLNHPYQKATLELVYNLRENLRVNQELEADDRELVMRLEPLYQRDREQAKQEGRQEGEQHLIIRLLNRRVGEINESLIERIKGLSVEQLETLGEALLDFSNVADLEAWLNQQQG, from the coding sequence ATGACACGTTTCATACATGACAAATTTGCCAAAGACTATCTTGAGGAATTGCTAAAAGATTACGGAGAAGTCAATTCCTCAGAAAAAGTCTCAGGAGAGATTAAAGAAATAGATGTTTTCTTCACTCCTGACAAACAGCAAAGCTCTAATTTACAAATACTGGGTTTACTAGGAAGATTTGCTGAAAATCCTGCACTCATAGAACCATTCCGCAATCCAGCTTCTAGCGATGAAATATGCGACTGTATTCTCAAATTATTAGAAGTCAAAGCTCTTTTACGCCGAGAAGCTAAAGCCAATAAAATCAAACTTCAGGACTCAGAAATTCCCAAATTGTGGGTTCTTACTCCAACAGTATCTGAAACTAGATTGTCTAGCTTTGGAACTCTTGAAAAAGACAGTTGGTTATCAGGAGTGCATTTTCTCCCAGATGCCTTGCGGACAGCAATTGTAGCGATACATCAATTACCACAGATACCGGAAACATTATGGTTGAGGCTTTTGGGTAGGGGAAGCGTACAGTCACAGGCAATTATCGAGTTGCAAGGGTTACCATTAAATCATCCATACCAAAAAGCAACCCTGGAATTAGTTTACAACTTGCGCGAAAACTTGAGAGTAAATCAAGAATTAGAAGCAGATGATAGGGAGTTAGTTATGCGATTAGAACCACTTTATCAAAGAGATAGGGAACAAGCCAAACAAGAGGGAAGACAGGAAGGAGAACAACATTTAATTATACGTCTGCTCAATCGCCGTGTTGGGGAAATTAATGAATCATTAATCGAGCGAATTAAAGGTTTATCGGTTGAACAATTAGAAACTCTAGGAGAAGCATTACTAGACTTTTCTAATGTTGCTGATTTAGAAGCTTGGTTAAACCAACAACAAGGATAA
- the argF gene encoding ornithine carbamoyltransferase, with translation MAALLGRDLLSLADISPTELQELLQLATQLKSQQLKLQCNKVLGLLFSKASTRTRVSFTVAMYQLGGQVIDLNPNVTQVSRGEPLQDTARVLDRYLDILAIRTFAQQDLETFAHYAKIPVINALTDAEHPCQVLADLLTIQETFNTLAGLTLTYVGDGNNMANSLMLGCALVGMNVRIATPSGYEPDSKIVEQARAIANNKTEVLVTHDSELAAKGSNVLYTDVWASMGQEAEADNRMPIFQPYQISEQLLSLGDPEAIVLHCLPAHRGEEITEAVIEGSQSRVWEQAENRLHAQKALLASILGAE, from the coding sequence ATGGCAGCATTGCTCGGACGAGATTTATTAAGTCTAGCGGACATCAGTCCTACTGAACTTCAAGAACTCCTGCAATTGGCAACTCAACTTAAATCACAACAACTGAAGTTGCAATGTAATAAAGTTTTGGGGTTGTTGTTCTCCAAAGCTTCTACTCGCACGCGGGTAAGTTTTACGGTGGCGATGTACCAACTGGGTGGACAGGTAATCGATCTCAATCCTAATGTCACTCAAGTTAGTCGCGGGGAACCTTTACAGGATACGGCGCGGGTGTTAGATCGATATCTGGATATTTTGGCAATTCGCACTTTTGCACAGCAAGATTTAGAAACTTTTGCTCACTATGCCAAGATTCCGGTAATTAATGCGCTTACCGATGCAGAACATCCTTGTCAGGTATTAGCTGATTTATTGACGATTCAAGAAACCTTTAACACCCTGGCTGGCTTAACTTTGACCTACGTGGGTGATGGGAATAATATGGCTAATTCTCTGATGTTGGGCTGTGCTTTGGTGGGGATGAATGTTAGAATTGCTACCCCTAGCGGATATGAGCCAGATTCTAAAATTGTAGAACAAGCAAGAGCGATCGCTAATAACAAAACGGAAGTCCTTGTCACTCATGATTCAGAATTAGCAGCCAAGGGTTCTAATGTACTTTACACTGATGTTTGGGCGAGTATGGGACAAGAAGCAGAAGCAGACAACCGGATGCCAATTTTCCAACCTTACCAAATTTCGGAGCAGCTATTAAGCCTTGGCGATCCAGAGGCAATTGTTTTACACTGCTTACCAGCCCATCGTGGTGAAGAAATTACCGAAGCTGTTATTGAAGGTTCTCAATCACGAGTTTGGGAACAGGCGGAAAATCGGCTGCACGCTCAAAAAGCTTTGCTTGCGAGTATTTTAGGGGCGGAATGA
- the lexA gene encoding transcriptional repressor LexA — MERLTEAQQELYEWLTEYIRSHQHSPSIRQMMQAMNLKSPAPIQSRLEHLRTKGYIEWTEGQARTIRILRPVKQGVPILGTIAAGGLIEPFTDAVDHLDFSNFDLPPQTYALRVAGDSMIEDLITDGDVVFLRPVAEPNHLKNGTIVAARVDGFGTTLKRFYRQGDRVTLKPANPKYNPIEVNAMQVQVQGSLIGVWRGYN; from the coding sequence ATGGAACGTCTAACAGAAGCTCAACAAGAACTTTACGAATGGTTGACAGAATACATCCGATCGCACCAGCATTCTCCTTCAATTCGGCAAATGATGCAAGCGATGAACCTGAAGTCACCAGCACCAATTCAAAGTCGTTTAGAACATTTACGCACTAAGGGATATATAGAATGGACTGAAGGACAAGCACGAACGATTCGGATTTTGCGTCCTGTGAAGCAAGGTGTACCAATTTTGGGCACGATCGCTGCTGGTGGTTTAATAGAACCGTTTACTGATGCTGTAGATCATTTAGACTTTTCTAATTTCGACTTACCTCCCCAAACTTACGCTTTGCGCGTAGCTGGCGATAGCATGATTGAAGATTTAATTACTGATGGTGATGTGGTATTTCTGCGTCCAGTAGCAGAACCTAATCATTTAAAAAATGGTACTATCGTCGCCGCTAGAGTTGATGGATTTGGTACAACATTAAAACGTTTTTATCGCCAAGGCGATCGCGTCACCCTTAAACCAGCAAATCCCAAGTACAATCCCATTGAAGTCAACGCTATGCAAGTACAGGTGCAGGGTTCACTCATTGGTGTTTGGCGTGGTTACAACTGA
- a CDS encoding DNA phosphorothioation system restriction enzyme, with protein sequence MYLTQNSVQQLPTFRLKLPVARESRGSYYTPQPLPGCPRMPVSLQLRQYQQQAIASWFTNNGRGTLKMATGSGKTITALAIACELYQQINLQVLLVVCPYRHLVTQWARECEKFNLQPILAFENLRTWQSQLSTQIYNLRSGSQRFVTVITTNSTLIGDGFQSQLKYFPAKTLIIGDEAHNLGAPKLEESLPRSVGLRLALSATPERYFDDFGTQSLFDYFGPVLQPEFTLRDAIAQGALVHYLYYPVLVELTEAESIAYLKLTKRIGRSLLYRERENGQAGNFEDNEDLKPLLMQRARLIGAAENKLNALRDLMATRRETTHTLFYCSDGSQDSGQRSSLRQLKAVAKILGVDLGYKVSTYTAQTTLQEREILRHQFESGELQGLVAIRCLDEGVDIPAIKTAVILSSSGNPRQFIQRRGRVLRPHPAKERATIFDMIVLPPDLDRETIEVERNLLKKELRRFVEFADLADNAGVARMKLLDLQKRYGLLDI encoded by the coding sequence ATGTACCTGACGCAAAATTCAGTGCAGCAACTGCCCACTTTCCGCTTGAAATTACCAGTTGCAAGGGAAAGTAGGGGCAGTTATTACACTCCGCAACCATTACCAGGATGCCCAAGGATGCCTGTGTCTCTGCAATTGCGGCAATATCAGCAACAAGCGATCGCTAGCTGGTTTACCAACAATGGCAGAGGGACGCTGAAAATGGCTACTGGTAGTGGTAAAACTATTACTGCACTTGCGATCGCCTGTGAACTCTACCAACAGATTAATTTACAAGTTCTGTTGGTAGTGTGTCCCTATCGCCATCTCGTCACCCAATGGGCGCGAGAATGCGAAAAATTTAATTTGCAACCCATCTTAGCCTTTGAGAATTTACGCACTTGGCAAAGTCAACTTTCTACCCAGATTTATAATCTGCGTTCTGGTTCTCAAAGGTTTGTCACGGTGATTACTACGAACTCTACTTTAATTGGAGATGGGTTTCAGTCTCAACTCAAATATTTTCCCGCCAAAACTTTAATTATTGGGGATGAGGCGCATAATTTAGGCGCACCTAAGTTAGAAGAAAGTTTACCGCGTAGTGTTGGGTTGAGACTAGCTTTATCTGCCACACCGGAGAGGTATTTTGATGATTTTGGTACGCAATCTTTATTTGATTATTTTGGCCCAGTTCTGCAACCGGAGTTTACTTTGAGGGATGCGATCGCTCAAGGTGCTTTGGTACATTATCTGTATTATCCGGTGCTGGTGGAGTTAACTGAAGCAGAGAGTATTGCCTATTTAAAGTTAACTAAAAGAATTGGGCGATCGCTACTATATAGAGAACGAGAAAATGGACAAGCAGGAAATTTTGAAGACAATGAAGATTTAAAGCCGTTATTGATGCAAAGAGCAAGATTAATTGGTGCGGCGGAAAATAAATTAAATGCTTTACGGGATTTAATGGCAACTCGCCGCGAAACTACTCACACACTTTTTTATTGTAGTGATGGTTCTCAAGATTCGGGACAACGTTCTTCTCTACGCCAACTCAAAGCTGTTGCTAAAATTCTGGGTGTAGATTTAGGGTACAAGGTAAGTACCTATACGGCTCAAACAACTTTACAAGAAAGGGAAATATTACGGCATCAATTTGAAAGCGGAGAGTTGCAGGGTTTAGTCGCAATTCGTTGTTTAGATGAAGGTGTCGATATTCCAGCAATTAAAACTGCGGTGATTTTATCAAGTTCTGGTAATCCTCGCCAGTTTATTCAGCGACGGGGGCGAGTTTTACGTCCTCATCCAGCTAAGGAACGCGCCACTATATTTGACATGATTGTTTTGCCACCAGATTTAGATAGAGAAACTATAGAAGTTGAGCGTAATCTTTTGAAAAAGGAATTGCGCCGCTTTGTGGAGTTTGCTGATTTAGCTGATAACGCTGGGGTTGCAAGAATGAAGTTACTTGATTTACAAAAGCGATATGGTTTATTAGATATTTGA
- a CDS encoding AAA family ATPase, translating into MKLTSIKLCNFRSFYGTTPEIILAGGNAQNTTIIHGNNGSGKTSLLNAFTWVLYDKFSAAFASIEQLVNKRAIAETQKGQAVECWVEIGWEHEGKRYRVKRACRGYKNEGDFDAGKTQLTMWVGADDGKWNIPTQQPEDIINQILPATLHQYFFFDGERIEEIVRSDKKAEIAEATKIFLGVEVINRSIRHLGDAKKTLENELKAIGNSETKQLLRQQEKIERERERVTKRQTEIKEELEYQQTFKKETSNRLRELSAAKELQERWQDLELQKTANQEEYKKTKQALKKVISARGYTVLLSETTSQFRGIINDLKARGELTSGISREFVSDLLNSQRCICGAELQAGNHSHTHVSTWLNKAGSSAVEETAIRMIAQVDEIDKQAIGFWEEVDREQARINKLRQSISQIEGDLDNIQERLRKDANEEISSLQKRLDEIESKIDELNREQGANQQQITQLTTEIEGLNKQIAKQKLNEDKQTLAQRRINATQDAIERLTEVRNRQEQQFRLQLEKRVQEIFMDISVTPYIPKISEKYELTLVENTTGIEAPVAASTGENQILSLSFIASIIDKVREWSEKRKMMMIPDSSTFPIVMDSPFGSLDENSRRHIAKTIPQLANQLIVLVTKTQWRGEVEAEMTERIGREYVLTYYSSKPNCEQDYIELGEERYPLVKQSPNEFEYTEIIAVERNG; encoded by the coding sequence ATGAAGCTGACTTCAATCAAGCTATGCAACTTTCGCTCCTTTTATGGTACGACACCAGAGATAATCCTGGCTGGGGGAAATGCTCAAAACACGACAATTATTCATGGTAATAATGGTTCTGGGAAAACTAGCTTGCTGAATGCCTTTACGTGGGTATTATATGATAAATTTAGTGCAGCTTTTGCATCGATAGAACAGTTAGTAAATAAGCGGGCGATCGCAGAAACTCAAAAAGGTCAAGCTGTAGAATGTTGGGTAGAGATTGGCTGGGAACATGAAGGTAAACGCTATCGAGTTAAACGCGCCTGTCGGGGTTATAAAAACGAAGGTGATTTTGACGCTGGCAAAACTCAATTAACGATGTGGGTTGGTGCGGATGATGGCAAATGGAATATACCAACTCAGCAACCAGAGGATATAATTAATCAAATTTTACCCGCTACTTTACATCAATATTTTTTCTTTGATGGCGAACGAATTGAAGAAATAGTCCGTTCTGATAAAAAAGCTGAAATTGCTGAAGCGACAAAAATTTTCTTGGGTGTAGAAGTAATCAACCGTTCCATCAGACATTTGGGAGATGCTAAAAAAACTCTAGAAAATGAGTTAAAAGCTATTGGTAATTCCGAAACTAAACAACTATTACGACAGCAAGAAAAGATAGAGCGAGAGCGTGAACGCGTTACCAAACGACAAACTGAAATTAAAGAGGAATTAGAATATCAACAAACTTTTAAAAAAGAGACAAGTAATCGTTTACGAGAACTGAGCGCCGCTAAAGAATTGCAAGAAAGATGGCAAGATTTAGAATTACAGAAGACGGCGAATCAAGAAGAATATAAAAAGACGAAGCAAGCGCTGAAGAAAGTTATTTCCGCACGGGGTTATACCGTTTTACTCTCAGAAACTACATCCCAGTTTCGAGGAATTATCAATGATTTGAAGGCGCGAGGCGAGTTAACATCAGGAATTTCACGAGAATTTGTCAGTGATTTACTCAATTCTCAGCGCTGTATTTGTGGTGCAGAATTACAGGCGGGTAATCATTCTCATACTCATGTGAGTACTTGGTTAAATAAAGCCGGTTCCTCGGCGGTGGAAGAAACTGCAATTCGGATGATAGCACAAGTAGATGAAATTGATAAGCAAGCAATAGGTTTTTGGGAAGAGGTTGATAGAGAACAAGCCAGAATCAATAAGTTAAGGCAAAGTATATCTCAAATTGAAGGCGATTTAGACAATATTCAAGAACGGTTGCGAAAAGATGCTAATGAAGAAATTAGCAGTTTACAAAAACGGCTAGATGAAATTGAAAGTAAAATTGATGAATTGAATCGAGAACAGGGTGCAAATCAGCAACAAATTACTCAACTCACAACTGAGATTGAAGGTTTAAACAAACAAATCGCCAAGCAAAAGCTGAATGAAGACAAGCAAACTTTAGCACAGCGACGAATTAACGCTACTCAAGATGCAATTGAACGGTTAACGGAAGTTAGAAATCGTCAAGAACAACAATTTCGCCTGCAACTAGAAAAGCGAGTACAAGAAATATTCATGGATATTTCTGTAACTCCATACATTCCTAAAATTAGTGAAAAATATGAGCTAACATTAGTAGAAAATACCACAGGTATAGAAGCACCAGTTGCAGCATCCACGGGGGAGAATCAAATTCTCAGCTTATCCTTTATCGCCAGCATCATTGACAAAGTGCGCGAATGGAGTGAGAAGCGGAAAATGATGATGATTCCTGATAGTAGTACTTTTCCAATTGTGATGGATTCACCCTTCGGTAGTTTGGATGAAAATTCGCGGCGACACATTGCGAAGACAATTCCCCAATTAGCGAATCAGTTGATAGTTTTAGTTACTAAGACTCAGTGGCGGGGTGAAGTAGAAGCAGAAATGACAGAGAGAATTGGTAGAGAATATGTGCTTACGTATTATTCTTCTAAGCCTAATTGCGAACAAGATTATATTGAGTTGGGTGAAGAAAGATATCCTTTGGTGAAACAAAGTCCGAACGAGTTTGAATATACGGAAATTATCGCAGTTGAACGGAATGGGTAA
- a CDS encoding Uma2 family endonuclease: protein MVASPDRSYMSPQEYLEWEERQEIKYEYIDGEVFAMTGGTLPHNDIALNLASALKSHLRGSGCRVNMADGKVGVSEKGPFHYPDVVVSCDERDKQAIQFLQYPCLIVEVLSPSTEAYDRGKKFTRYRRIQTLQEYVLIDAEKISLDCFRLNDRGLWELHPYEVEDEVHLSSIDFHFPISLVYENVQFPI, encoded by the coding sequence ATGGTTGCGAGTCCAGACAGAAGTTATATGTCTCCCCAAGAATATCTGGAATGGGAAGAACGCCAAGAAATTAAATATGAATATATTGATGGTGAAGTTTTCGCCATGACTGGGGGTACTCTTCCCCATAATGATATTGCTTTAAACTTAGCTTCAGCGTTAAAAAGTCACCTGCGAGGAAGTGGGTGTCGTGTGAATATGGCGGATGGGAAAGTAGGTGTATCTGAAAAGGGGCCTTTTCATTATCCCGATGTTGTGGTGAGTTGCGATGAACGAGATAAACAAGCTATTCAGTTTCTCCAATATCCTTGTTTAATTGTTGAAGTTTTGTCCCCAAGTACGGAAGCTTACGACCGTGGTAAAAAATTTACGCGGTATCGTCGCATTCAAACTTTGCAAGAATACGTCCTCATAGATGCTGAAAAAATTAGTTTAGATTGCTTCCGATTAAATGATAGAGGACTCTGGGAGTTACATCCTTATGAAGTAGAGGATGAAGTTCATTTAAGCAGCATTGATTTCCACTTTCCAATATCTTTGGTCTATGAGAATGTTCAATTTCCTATTTAA